A stretch of Chloracidobacterium validum DNA encodes these proteins:
- a CDS encoding DUF2281 domain-containing protein has product MTLMEQIEKQLSTLPPEKQNEVLDFIIFLQQRVGISQPVKRLPLKKHPAFGSWKHRNIDAIRHQQNLRAEWGI; this is encoded by the coding sequence ATGACTTTGATGGAGCAAATTGAGAAGCAATTAAGCACCCTGCCACCTGAGAAGCAGAACGAAGTGTTGGATTTTATTATCTTTCTGCAGCAGCGGGTGGGCATTTCACAACCCGTCAAGCGGCTCCCGCTGAAAAAACACCCTGCCTTCGGTTCGTGGAAACATCGCAACATTGACGCCATTCGACATCAGCAAAACCTGCGAGCTGAGTGGGGCATTTGA
- a CDS encoding anthranilate phosphoribosyltransferase, with protein MTNETHPDALDALLSGRLTDAEADAWLSRLTPEQATFEQFTALIAAVRALALPMPDIADDILDCCGTGGSGRPHFNVSTTVAFVLAASGVRVVKFGNRAATSASGSFDLLERLGVPVEYPLARLPALLDATNLAFLYAPQCYPALKSVAAARWRFGRPTLFNYIGPLLHPLRPAWRLMGVSHGRMQAFAAQWLANDSQTCRALVVRGDRDGDELTPVGTSIIYTGRARRPFTKWRSLVRMRRYPTLTKQA; from the coding sequence ATGACGAACGAGACCCATCCCGATGCCCTGGACGCGCTTCTGTCCGGCCGCCTGACCGACGCCGAAGCCGACGCCTGGTTGTCCCGGTTGACGCCCGAGCAGGCGACGTTTGAACAGTTTACTGCCTTGATTGCGGCCGTCCGCGCGCTGGCGCTGCCGATGCCGGACATCGCGGACGACATCCTCGACTGCTGTGGCACGGGTGGGAGCGGTCGCCCGCATTTCAACGTCTCCACGACCGTTGCCTTCGTTCTTGCCGCCAGTGGGGTGCGCGTCGTGAAGTTCGGCAACCGGGCTGCCACCAGCGCCAGCGGCAGCTTTGATTTGCTCGAACGGCTTGGCGTCCCCGTCGAATACCCCCTGGCGCGTCTCCCGGCCCTGCTTGACGCGACAAACCTGGCGTTTCTTTACGCGCCCCAGTGCTACCCGGCGCTCAAGTCGGTAGCGGCGGCACGCTGGCGGTTTGGGCGTCCGACGCTGTTCAACTACATTGGGCCGCTTTTGCATCCGCTGCGTCCGGCGTGGCGCTTGATGGGCGTGTCGCACGGACGAATGCAGGCCTTTGCCGCGCAATGGCTGGCCAACGATTCCCAGACGTGCCGCGCCTTGGTCGTCCGCGGCGATCGGGATGGCGACGAACTGACCCCAGTCGGCACATCCATCATTTACACGGGTCGGGCGAGACGACCTTTCACAAAGTGGCGGAGCTTGGTGAGGATGCGTAGGTATCCAACTCTGACCAAGCAAGCCTAG
- a CDS encoding HepT-like ribonuclease domain-containing protein, with amino-acid sequence MWRDDAYLLDMLIAAREAREFSKGVTWDAYRQSSLHQHAIAKALENIGEAARKISQQTRSAHPEIPWEQIIGLRHRIAHDYFHLDLVRMWDIVQREVPVLIEKLDSLVPPEEP; translated from the coding sequence ATGTGGCGTGACGATGCCTATCTTTTGGACATGTTGATCGCTGCCAGAGAAGCCCGTGAGTTCAGCAAGGGGGTTACATGGGATGCATACCGACAAAGCTCCTTGCACCAACATGCCATAGCGAAGGCTCTGGAAAACATCGGCGAGGCCGCGCGCAAGATTTCTCAACAAACCAGATCGGCGCATCCTGAGATTCCCTGGGAACAGATCATCGGCCTGCGGCATCGAATTGCTCACGATTACTTCCATCTCGACTTGGTCCGCATGTGGGACATCGTTCAAAGAGAAGTCCCCGTCTTGATCGAAAAACTCGATTCGCTTGTGCCGCCAGAGGAACCTTAG
- a CDS encoding PIN domain-containing protein, giving the protein MNAVFDTNIVIDALNGVEQADVEYSRYERVLISRITWMEVLIGAEDNETEVRDFLESRFEIVSLDLVVAERAIELRRAHRMRLPDAIIWATAQVNDAVLVTRNTKDFDPAWEGIRLPYTL; this is encoded by the coding sequence ATGAATGCCGTTTTCGATACAAACATCGTGATTGACGCGCTCAACGGCGTTGAACAGGCGGACGTCGAATACAGCCGTTATGAACGTGTTTTGATCAGCCGCATCACCTGGATGGAGGTATTGATCGGCGCGGAGGATAACGAGACTGAAGTCAGGGATTTTCTCGAGTCTCGTTTCGAGATCGTTTCACTTGACTTGGTAGTGGCGGAGAGAGCCATCGAATTGCGCCGTGCGCATCGGATGCGCCTGCCCGATGCCATTATTTGGGCTACCGCGCAGGTGAATGACGCCGTGCTGGTCACGCGCAACACAAAGGACTTCGATCCCGCATGGGAAGGGATCCGATTGCCTTACACGCTGTAA
- a CDS encoding nucleotidyltransferase family protein, whose translation MNKNIELPKEQIADFCRRWSIVELSLFGSVLRSDFCSESDVDVLVSFAPDVLWGFSEWIQMTRELEEIFGRKVDLVERRLVEQSRNYIRRNHILNNLERVYVA comes from the coding sequence ATGAACAAGAACATAGAATTGCCGAAGGAACAGATTGCCGATTTCTGCCGGCGCTGGAGTATCGTGGAGCTATCCCTCTTCGGCTCCGTCTTGCGCAGTGATTTCTGCAGTGAAAGCGACGTGGATGTTTTAGTCAGTTTTGCGCCTGATGTTCTATGGGGCTTTTCGGAGTGGATACAGATGACCCGGGAGTTGGAGGAAATCTTCGGACGCAAGGTGGATCTCGTCGAACGGCGCTTGGTGGAGCAGAGCAGAAACTATATTCGCCGAAATCATATTCTTAATAATCTGGAGCGCGTCTATGTGGCGTGA